The genomic interval AAAATTTGTATGAAATCTTTGCAAATTAGTTTTGTATTCGTTCCGCTGATGCCTTCAGTTGAAAAAAAAGCAATAACTTCATCAATATATATGATTTTTTTTTCTAAAAAGTGTAATTTTAAAAAGAAATCGAAATCTGCTCCAATTTTATATCTTAAATCAAATTTATTCCCCTTCATCAACTCTGTTTTTACAAACATTCCCTGATGTGGAGTCATCCGACCATCTAGAACATTATCTTTTGTCAAAACAGTGCCGCTCTTTAATTGCAAAAAATGTTTTTCTTTTTCCACAACATAAACGCAACCACATAAAACATCTATATTTTTATCCAGCTTTAAAGCCACCTTTGCGATTATCTCACGATCAACTAAACTATCATCAGCACCTAAGAAATAGATATATGCGCCTGTTGCAATATCAATCCCCTTATTCATTGCATCATAAATTCCCCGATCAGGCTCACTCACCCAATAACCAATATTATCTTGATACTTTTTTATAATATCAACAGTTCCATCCGTTGATCCACCATCAATAATAATATATTCAATATTTTCATATGTTTGCTGAATTACACTTAGAATCGTTTGTTCGATAGTCTTTACAGCATTATAAGAGACCATTATAATACTAACTTTTTCTGTCATACTTCTTACTCCTTGGATCCAATACCTTCATTCATGAAAATTTTAAAACAAACTTTCATTCTATATTTTTGTAAAATTTAATATTTTAGATAAAACTAAATAAAAATCTAGCTTTATCTAAAATATTAAACCTAATAATAAAAGTATAAATAATTTAAAAAGCTAAGCACAAGGGTTCCCATCCCTGTGCTTATATATTACTACTAACCAATTCCAATAATATCTCTTACAGCAAATTCTCAACTACTCATTATAATTATGTACTTCAAATCCATGTTTCTCACACAACAAATCTTTTTTCGCTGTAACTAAGTCTTCTCTCACCATCATCGCGCAAAGCTCTTTCAACGTCGTCTGAGGCTTCCACCCTAATTTTTCTTGTGCTTTTGTAGCATCCCCAAGTAATAACTCGACCTCTGTTGGTCTAAAATATCTTGGATCAACTTCGACTAAAACTTTACTTGTAGCTTTGTCTATTCCCTTTTCGTTAACTCCTATCCCTTGCCATTCAATAGCAATGCCAACCTCTTTAAATGCCAATTCAACAAACTCACGAACCTCATGCGTTTCACCAGTTGCAATGACAAAGTCTTCTGGCTTGTCCTGCTGTAATAATAACCACATTGCCTCTACATAATCTTTTGCGTAACCCCAATCGCGTTTTGAACTGAGATTTCCTAAATAAATCTTTTCTTGTAAACCAAGTTTAATACGAGCAACCGCTCGCGTAATCTTACGCGTAACAAAAGTTTCTCCGCGCAACGGGGATTCATGATTAAATAGAATGCCATTACAAGCATACATTCCATATGCCTCTCGATAGTTCACCGTGATCCAATATCCGTACAACTTTGCCGCTGCATACGGACTACGCGGATAAAAAGGAGTTGTTTCCTTCTGTGGTGTTTCCTGTACCAAGCCATATAATTCACTCGTCGAAGCCTGATAAAATCTTGTTTTATTTTCCAACCCTAGAATACGAATAGCCTCTAATATTCTAAGAGTACCAAGCGCATCGGCATTTGCTGTATATTCCGGTGTATCAAAAGATACCTGCACATGACTTTGCGCAGCAAGATTATAGATCTCATCTGGCTGTACCTGCTGAATAATTCGAATCAAATTCGTAGAATCTGTCATATCCCCATAGTGCAAGAAGAATCTCACATCTTCTTCATGTTGATCTTTATATAAATGATCAATACGATCCGTATTAAACATCGAAGAACGACGTTTAATGCCATGAACTTCATAACCTTTTTCGAGCAAAAATTCTGCTAGATATGCTCCATCTTGCCCTGTTATACCTGTGATTAATGCTTTATTAGTCATCTATTTTTCCTCGATTCTAAAATTTCTTCGTACAAATTAATATATTTCTTTGCCACTATATTAATATCAAAAGTATCGATCACTTTTTTTCTAGCATTATGCGATAACATATTCCATCGTTCTTTATCTTCTAAAATATACGCAATGCCTCTAGCCAAATCTTCTGATTCGAACGGCTTGGCTAAATAACCATTTTGTTTATGATTAATCAAATCCGATATTCCACCAATATTAAATGCTACAACAGGTGTTCCACAGGCAATTGATTCCATCACCGTGTTTGGTAAATTTTCTGATATGGATGGAGCAATAAACACATCTGCTGACGAGTATAAAATATTTAAAGTAATATCATCATATAATCTCCCTAAATACGTCGTTTTATAATTGAAAATTTTTTCTTCTTTTGGCTGATTCCCACCAAATACAATAATCTCTATACAATCATCTTCAATAAAGTTACCAATTTTATTTAAAGCATCTATTAAATATTGATAACCTTTATTTTTATCTTTCGTAGAACTCATTGCTCCAAATAATATAATTTTCTTCTTTTTATTTATTGATAAAATATCTCTTGTTACATTTTTATCTATCGGCTTATATTTTTGTATATCAATTCCATTAGGAATAACTTTAATTTTATTGCAGCCTAACAAAGAACTCTCTTGAACACACTTAGCTAACCACTTACTTGGAGCTACAATAGTCATGTCTATTTTACTATATACCTTTTTTTTAGCTTTATAACCATATTGGGCCAAATCAATAAAGTGACCATTATTTAGTTGTTCACACTTTGCGCAATATTCCATATATTTTTTACAACTATATGGAATATGACACCCACCAGTAAATGCCCATGAATCATGTAATGTCCAAACTATAGGTAAATTGATATGTTGTAAATTATAGACTGATATAAAATTCTGATTAATCCAATGTAAATTGATTATATCAGCATTACTATTGTTTAAATAATCTATCCCTCTCAGATTGGATAAATAGTTTAAACTCCATGGAGTTGATACTTCATATCTTAAAATTAATTTTAATAAACTATCGGCACGTTGCTGTAATTTAGTCGATAATTTGTTCACTTTTCCTTCGAGTACATTAATTGTAGAATCATCATTTATTTTTTTTTGAACAAATAAATTTGATTTTACATTGTTTGCAATCAAACCTTTATGTATTCTATATGCAGCTCGTGCCGCACCGCCTACATCATCAAATGTATTAACATTTAAAACTTTCATATTGTAAAAAACCTTCTAATTTCTTTTTTGAAAACATTTACATCCCAATTTCTAACTAAATTCCTTGGTATTTCATATTTATTACTCCAGCTATGTACTTGCCCCGGAAAATTAGAAGCAACTTTTTTAAAATTATTATCTTTTAAAATTTTAATTGTATCATGATTATAATCACATTTTTGTCCAAAAGGATATGAAAATACTACTAATTTATCATTAATTATACTCTCTATTTTATCCGTAGATTTATCTATTTCAAACTTTTGCTCATTATAACTCTGTATACCTAGTCTTGTATGTGTTATTGTATGACCACCAATAGTTACTAATGGTGATTGAGAAAATTTTTTCAATTCTAATTCATTTAAAACACGATGAGTATCTCTATAATCCAAATTAGGAGTTAATTTTTCTATCAACTCATTAATAATATGAATTCTTTCTGTATTACTGACATCATTAAGTAACGGATGTAATTGATTATAAAAATTTAAAATTTCACCTTTACTGCCTGTATTCCACTTATATGCTACTCCACTGATATTAATAGTAACTTCAGCAGGTATAACCTTATTCAATAAAATTATTCTCTCTAAATCATCCCACCAAAATTCTTTATTAGTTCCAATATAACCTGAACTAATAAAAAAAGTTGCTGGTACATTATATTTTTCTAATATAGGTAATGCATTATAATAATTATCTGCATAACCATCATCAAAAGTAATGCAAATAGATTTTTCTTTGATATTATCCCATTTGTCTTCAAATCGCAATATAGGATAACTACTCTTTAAAAATTTGATTTGTTCATCAAAATTTTTTATACTAACCGATAGCAGTTGAGAATCTATTTCTAAATCAGCAACTCGATGATACAACAATATAATGACTGGTTTTTCTATAATATTAGAAGTAAGGTTTTTTAAGATTCTTATTCGCTTTCTTGCCTCATGGTAAAAATACCTTAGCATCATAATCCCCCTATCTTTTTATAGCAAAAATCTCTATCGTCACCTGATAGTCTACAATTTAATATGACGCAAATCCTCTATTATTAATCCTTATAAAAGAGCCGTTCAACTCACTATACTCCTCTATAAATATGCATTGAAGTCCCCAAATACTTATCCATATACTCTTGGATAGATTTATCAGTAAATCATCAATAACAAACAAAATTTTATCTAAAACTATACTAAATACTTTTTTATCAATTTATCCAAAATTAAAATTCTATGTTCAAACGTATGTTCATTTAAACACCGTTTATTGCCAGCAGCCGCAATTTGTCTCGCTTTACCTGGATGTTTATTCAACCATCTTATTTTTTCTACACAATCATCAATAGATTTATATGTAATAATCTCTGTATCTTCTTCAAATAATTCAGAAACATTTTGTTTCCAATCTGTGACTAAGCAACTTCCTACTCCAGTTGTCTCAAAAAGTCTCATATTCGAGGCATATATTGGAGATGTATCAGCATGTATATTCAAGGTTACTAATGAATCCCTAATAATTTGAAACATTTCCATACCAAATACAGGCCTCTTTAAATTATTTTTTAACGACATATTGACTGGAAGCACCGGACATTTTTCCCAATGTAAAGCCTTTTGTATTATAGGTATATGCTTTATCATACCTTCAAATCCTATATTTTCGCCACGTTTTACTGTTTTATAAATCATTTGTTTCAAAAATGGCTTTATAATATCTCTATATTTTATATTTGCACTTGGCGAATATATATTCAAATCAACAACTTTACTTATTTCAATTAACATGCGTTCACGTTCTAAATGAAATTGATTATCTCGAACTATTTGTCCTATAAAAGTATTATTTGCTACTTCTTTTTCTTTCAAAATATGCTGATTTATGCGTGGATCAAATGCATGGTGAATATGCTCTGCTTTTACGCCATAACTTTTTAACCTTGATACACTTTCTGGAGCACAACTAAGAATTACATTCATTTGGGACCATTGATCAGTCTTAGCAATAGCACTACCAACCCACCCCATAATAAGTTTTATACTCGTACATTCGCTTTTTATTTTTCGCAGCAAATCATAATTAATTATATCAAACCACAAAATTTCTGGTTTAAATTTTTTTATTTGAGCAATAGCAATATCTTCTAAAGAAAGGGTATGAGAATTTAATAAATTTTCACTTGCCCATGCAAATTGTATTCCTCTCATGTTAATAACTATCTCTTCTGCCTCATAACCTATATTGTTCAATGCATTACACCAACATCCTGCCCAAGCAAAAAAATCTTGATTATACTTCATTTTCTGAACTATATAGGGCTGTTGAATAACTTCGGGATAACGAGAATAAAATATATTTTCATAATATGGATATACATCTGTTATACGTAGCAATTTCATAAGATAACACCTAACAATATTATTTGATTTATTTCTATATCTTCCTCGAGTATCTACAACAAATTTGCTTTTTTTAATTGCGCAATAATCAATACAGTCGTGATTTGTTACTATCAAAACACAATCAAATTCTTTCAATTTTTCATCATTAATTTCAACGGATTTCAAATTAAATTTATATTTTCGCATCTTTGGAAGCGTTGCAACATAAGGATCATGATAACTAACCAATGCACCTTTATCTTCCTATAATAGCATTTTTCACAAAAACATTATCTACCTTTTTTAAAAATTGGTTATGTAAACTCATTTTTTTCATGTTCTTTTATCAATTATTTTATACACTTACTCAAAAATCAATAATTGGAGTAACTAAAATTAACATATAAGATAAAACCAATGTTCCGCCAACTCTCTTTAATAAAACTAATTCCTTTTAGTTACAAAAATATCAACAACGCTATTTTTTTACAATAACTTTTTTCATAATTGACTATCTTATTTTAATATTTTTTAAAATCTACTAATACCATTCTAAAATTCATACCATTACATTACAATTCTATTTTACAAATAAATAGAATCATAATCAAACATCCCATTATTAACCATATGTTCTTCATAAGAAACTTAAATTACTAAGGGCAAGTTTCTACACTTAAAATTTTCTTATATTTTTCCAAAATAACCTTTTCGGAGAATCGTTTACTAATTAACAATGAATTTTTACCCATTTGCTCTCTTAATACATTATCTTCAATTAGACGCTCTGAACAATTGATTAATTGTTCAATATCTAAAAATGGGACAAGGTATCCATTTTTTTCATTTATAATAATTTCTCTATCTCCCCCTACATCAAAAGCTACTACAGGCATTCCACAAAAAACTGCTTCTAATAAAGCCATTCCAAAACTTTCAATCAATGTAGGAGAAATTGCAAAAGAGCATGATTTTATAACAGAGATATTTTCGTGATAACTCAAATGCCCCGGACAAAATAATTTTACTCTCTTATCCATGAAATTAAATTCTTCTTTCAATTCTTCCGAAAGGGTTCCCGATAAGAAAAAAGCAATTTCATAATCTTGACGTTTATAACTTAACCGTCGAATAATTTCAAATACAAATCTACTACCTTTAAAGACACTTCCTGCGGCTGGAATGTAAATTAAAACGGCATTTTCAGTAAGACCTAATTCCTTTTTCATGTCTTTTGCAATAATATTATTAATCAAACCTGAATCTACTA from Massilibacillus massiliensis carries:
- a CDS encoding glycosyltransferase family protein, with product MVSYHDPYVATLPKMRKYKFNLKSVEINDEKLKEFDCVLIVTNHDCIDYCAIKKSKFVVDTRGRYRNKSNNIVRCYLMKLLRITDVYPYYENIFYSRYPEVIQQPYIVQKMKYNQDFFAWAGCWCNALNNIGYEAEEIVINMRGIQFAWASENLLNSHTLSLEDIAIAQIKKFKPEILWFDIINYDLLRKIKSECTSIKLIMGWVGSAIAKTDQWSQMNVILSCAPESVSRLKSYGVKAEHIHHAFDPRINQHILKEKEVANNTFIGQIVRDNQFHLERERMLIEISKVVDLNIYSPSANIKYRDIIKPFLKQMIYKTVKRGENIGFEGMIKHIPIIQKALHWEKCPVLPVNMSLKNNLKRPVFGMEMFQIIRDSLVTLNIHADTSPIYASNMRLFETTGVGSCLVTDWKQNVSELFEEDTEIITYKSIDDCVEKIRWLNKHPGKARQIAAAGNKRCLNEHTFEHRILILDKLIKKYLV
- the gmd gene encoding GDP-mannose 4,6-dehydratase; amino-acid sequence: MTNKALITGITGQDGAYLAEFLLEKGYEVHGIKRRSSMFNTDRIDHLYKDQHEEDVRFFLHYGDMTDSTNLIRIIQQVQPDEIYNLAAQSHVQVSFDTPEYTANADALGTLRILEAIRILGLENKTRFYQASTSELYGLVQETPQKETTPFYPRSPYAAAKLYGYWITVNYREAYGMYACNGILFNHESPLRGETFVTRKITRAVARIKLGLQEKIYLGNLSSKRDWGYAKDYVEAMWLLLQQDKPEDFVIATGETHEVREFVELAFKEVGIAIEWQGIGVNEKGIDKATSKVLVEVDPRYFRPTEVELLLGDATKAQEKLGWKPQTTLKELCAMMVREDLVTAKKDLLCEKHGFEVHNYNE
- a CDS encoding glycosyltransferase family 2 protein is translated as MTEKVSIIMVSYNAVKTIEQTILSVIQQTYENIEYIIIDGGSTDGTVDIIKKYQDNIGYWVSEPDRGIYDAMNKGIDIATGAYIYFLGADDSLVDREIIAKVALKLDKNIDVLCGCVYVVEKEKHFLQLKSGTVLTKDNVLDGRMTPHQGMFVKTELMKGNKFDLRYKIGADFDFFLKLHFLEKKIIYIDEVIAFFSTEGISGTNTKLICKDFIQILSKYKIPKERLVNIEKRFTQNPIKKVLKFLLKKFGCIELIKINIYHYEKHLCKWEKCRWCSERAVK
- a CDS encoding polysaccharide deacetylase family protein gives rise to the protein MMLRYFYHEARKRIRILKNLTSNIIEKPVIILLYHRVADLEIDSQLLSVSIKNFDEQIKFLKSSYPILRFEDKWDNIKEKSICITFDDGYADNYYNALPILEKYNVPATFFISSGYIGTNKEFWWDDLERIILLNKVIPAEVTINISGVAYKWNTGSKGEILNFYNQLHPLLNDVSNTERIHIINELIEKLTPNLDYRDTHRVLNELELKKFSQSPLVTIGGHTITHTRLGIQSYNEQKFEIDKSTDKIESIINDKLVVFSYPFGQKCDYNHDTIKILKDNNFKKVASNFPGQVHSWSNKYEIPRNLVRNWDVNVFKKEIRRFFTI
- a CDS encoding glycosyltransferase family 4 protein; amino-acid sequence: MANKKIAIISSSFPPYGGGGISSAHYNLFKILKDNGYDAKVFTFGDDGIIDKDTDEVVRSGMPSWMKKICLFIFWVIKKIFRKHIKFIGWHTLDVFLSLYGAFFMTKKVEKFEPNVIIIPDHGCPGFFIKKKNNVLNILISHHNPSRFYNIPFVMKSDIEDIKLTLKFENIALEKIDKVICPSKYMQNEFNKTYKLKKEIEVIPNIVDSGLINNIIAKDMKKELGLTENAVLIYIPAAGSVFKGSRFVFEIIRRLSYKRQDYEIAFFLSGTLSEELKEEFNFMDKRVKLFCPGHLSYHENISVIKSCSFAISPTLIESFGMALLEAVFCGMPVVAFDVGGDREIIINEKNGYLVPFLDIEQLINCSERLIEDNVLREQMGKNSLLISKRFSEKVILEKYKKILSVETCP
- a CDS encoding glycosyltransferase family 4 protein, whose product is MKVLNVNTFDDVGGAARAAYRIHKGLIANNVKSNLFVQKKINDDSTINVLEGKVNKLSTKLQQRADSLLKLILRYEVSTPWSLNYLSNLRGIDYLNNSNADIINLHWINQNFISVYNLQHINLPIVWTLHDSWAFTGGCHIPYSCKKYMEYCAKCEQLNNGHFIDLAQYGYKAKKKVYSKIDMTIVAPSKWLAKCVQESSLLGCNKIKVIPNGIDIQKYKPIDKNVTRDILSINKKKKIILFGAMSSTKDKNKGYQYLIDALNKIGNFIEDDCIEIIVFGGNQPKEEKIFNYKTTYLGRLYDDITLNILYSSADVFIAPSISENLPNTVMESIACGTPVVAFNIGGISDLINHKQNGYLAKPFESEDLARGIAYILEDKERWNMLSHNARKKVIDTFDINIVAKKYINLYEEILESRKNR